In a single window of the Methanophagales archaeon genome:
- a CDS encoding homoserine dehydrogenase has product MRAEEKTKTKIVRISIVGFGHVGSGVAEVVMRKHDEILRKHGLDLQIVGIADLKGTIIDEAGLSGDEIVRFRAGRALKTEVDVDMSSLELIREIEHEVMVEATPTNVTNGEPGLTHIITALKSDRHVVTSNKGPLALEYRKLMELAERKGREIRFEATVGGAMPLISLIRENLAGNGIISIKGILNGTCNYILTRMTNENLPYEHVLREAQEIGIAETDPSKDVKGIDTAVKLVILANSVFGMDATYRDVKVRGITEITPDALKLAKDAGYAIKLIGDVDIDGQLEVTPRLVPVSDPLNVGGTLNVATIRTDLAGDITVIGKGAGSIEAASAILSDIIAIYS; this is encoded by the coding sequence ATGAGAGCAGAAGAGAAGACAAAGACGAAGATAGTAAGAATCTCGATAGTAGGGTTCGGGCATGTAGGGAGTGGTGTAGCCGAGGTAGTGATGCGTAAACACGATGAGATATTGAGAAAGCATGGGCTCGATCTGCAAATAGTGGGAATAGCGGATTTGAAAGGGACCATTATAGATGAAGCGGGTTTGAGCGGGGATGAGATAGTGAGATTCAGAGCTGGTAGAGCATTGAAGACCGAAGTAGATGTAGACATGAGCAGTCTGGAGTTGATAAGGGAGATAGAGCATGAGGTGATGGTGGAAGCGACACCGACGAATGTTACGAATGGGGAGCCTGGCTTAACCCATATCATCACCGCACTTAAATCTGATAGACATGTGGTAACATCAAACAAAGGTCCACTCGCTCTGGAATACCGGAAGCTGATGGAACTCGCTGAGCGTAAGGGCAGAGAAATCAGATTTGAGGCGACGGTAGGCGGTGCAATGCCACTTATCTCACTGATACGCGAGAATCTCGCGGGCAACGGGATTATCTCTATAAAGGGTATATTGAACGGCACATGCAACTACATACTGACGAGGATGACAAATGAGAACCTGCCCTATGAGCATGTATTGCGGGAGGCGCAGGAGATAGGAATCGCCGAAACTGATCCATCGAAGGATGTAAAAGGGATTGATACAGCAGTGAAGCTGGTGATACTGGCAAATTCAGTCTTCGGGATGGATGCCACGTACAGGGATGTGAAGGTCCGGGGTATCACTGAGATAACACCTGACGCATTGAAGCTCGCTAAGGATGCAGGATATGCTATAAAATTGATAGGAGATGTGGATATAGATGGGCAGCTTGAAGTCACACCGCGACTGGTACCGGTCAGTGACCCCTTGAATGTCGGTGGTACGCTGAATGTGGCAACAATAAGAACCGACCTGGCTGGTGATATCACGGTCATCGGTAAGGGTGCAGGATCTATCGAAGCCGCAAGTGCCATTCTATCCGATATAATTGCGATCTACTCATGA